From bacterium, one genomic window encodes:
- a CDS encoding translation elongation factor-like protein, translated as MSEKRIGRINHVFRKISAASLVLEEPISVGDRIHIEGHTTDMIQKVGSMQIDRKPIRRAWRGDNVAILVHGRVRENDEVYLVSYDDKEGFLTEDQEDKLVGVGAEEDEVLL; from the coding sequence ATGTCGGAAAAACGCATCGGCCGGATCAATCATGTGTTCAGGAAAATCAGTGCCGCCAGCCTCGTGCTTGAGGAGCCCATCAGCGTCGGCGATCGCATCCACATCGAAGGCCATACCACGGACATGATCCAGAAAGTCGGATCCATGCAGATTGACCGCAAGCCGATCCGGCGGGCATGGCGGGGGGATAACGTCGCCATCCTCGTCCACGGGAGGGTTCGCGAGAACGACGAGGTTTATCTCGTGAGCTACGATGACAAAGAAGGCTTCCTTACCGAGGACCAGGAAGACAAGCTGGTGGGGGTCGGTGCCGAGGAGGACGAAGTCCTTTTGTAG